A segment of the Corvus moneduloides isolate bCorMon1 chromosome 31, bCorMon1.pri, whole genome shotgun sequence genome:
ccttgcTCCCTCAGGCACTGAGCTGCAGATGGAGACCAGGGAGGACAAATCCCCGTGGCAGAACCTCCTGGAAGAGGCTGCTTTGAGTAGCTCAATGGCACAGGAATCacacagggaggaaaagccaAAGGGATCCCCCACAAGGAGGGGCTCCAAAGccagcccagggtgctctgaGGAGAAAAGGCCCCCCTTCTGCTTCATCCAGAGGCCCAACCTGGTGGTCCATGAGCAGCTGCACACTGGGGAGAAGCCctacaagtgcttggaatgtgggaagagcttcagccacaCTTCCCACCTCTTCATCCACCACCAGATACACACAGGGGGATGGCCctacaagtgcttggaatgtgggaagagcttcagccacagctccagcctgaccTGCCACTAtaggatccacactggggaacggcCCTACAAGTGCTtgcagtgtgggaagagcttctgccagagctccagcctgACCTGCCACCAGGAGATGCACGCCAGGGGAGGGCCCTTTGAGTGTCCTGAGTGTGGGAAGATGTTTCAGTGGATCTCCTATCTCATTGTACAtcagcaaacacacacaggggagaggcccttccgctgcaCAGACTGCGGGAAGAGCTTCAAGTGGAGCTCCCAACTCACCAGCCACCAGCGCATCCACACCAGGGAGAGGCCTTAGAGTGTcccgagtgtgggaagagcttctcctgGAGCTCATCCTTGAGGAAACACCAGCAGAGGCACCAGTAAGGGAATCCCTGCGAGTGCCCCGAGTGTGGGAAAGAGCTTCAGGCACTGCCTCCAACTCCATCTTAAAAACTCGAGGTGCTGCTGACTGAAAAGCTCTTCCAGAACCCTGTACTTCAGACACTTAGGAATCCTCTTCTCTTATTAAATGCCGTAAAATATtaccgtgtcctgcagccgtagggaggaggagagaagagccAGCAGGCATAAtatgcagcaagattgattgattgaattattttacaaactcttttatagccttttttcttcatagtctaactGGAtaaaggatcagccaccccttggtgtgattggctaaaatcctagaacatccattgtcaaaatatttttctactgtactataaacaaggcTTCTCAAGGTTGCCTGTGTTTCAttgtttatagaactctgctgCTATCTTCTGTGcgagagaaaagtctctcacggacttagaaaatagcaagaaaattcttgctagcagcatttttgtgtccacattctcttttccattctttgtctttttcctaGCCTATTTACTGACCTTTATTCTTGTACAAATTGTCTGTCCCAGTAAGTCCTTCTTTGCTGAACCGATGATTTCTTCTTCAATGCAAATctgcaaagcagaaggaaagcagccCCTTGGAATGGCCTCAAAGTGGAGCAGCACTCACTGGCACAGCCTCTTCTCCTGCCCTCAGGCAAGGGACCGACAAGGCAGCACCAGCCTTGTCAGAGCTGGGCAAGGACAAGAGAGAGCAGATGCCAACAGGGGCTTTGAGCTGCACCAAGGGACGTTTGGGTTGGGCATTaggaagaactttttcccaGAAAGGGGCATTAGATATTGGAATGGGCTGGCCAGGTGGGGGTGGAGCCACCATTGGGGAGGTGCTCAAGGAAAGCCTGggtgtggcactcagggctctgccctggTTGCCgtggtggggatggggcacaggttGGAGTCGATGATCTCCCAGGGCTCTTCCAAGCCAATGCAtttggtgattctgtgatatcacaggctctggggacagcaTGGTGGCTgtcagctgtccccagcccgtGGCCGTGCCCAGAGCCCAGGCAGCACTCGGCGCGGAGCCACGGCCAGAGCCAGCGTGGAGGTGGCGGCTCATCCCACAGAGCACCATGGCCAGCCAGGgcttctcctggctgctgcagttctgtgtgctgctgatgcTGGCCCATCCTCTCGACCCTTCCAGCCATCCTGAGTGGGACATGGGCACGTCGGCTCTGCTTCGTGAGGAGCTGGAGCCACAGGACTCCGTGGGGCCTGGGATGACCCCCTTGGTGGACGTGGTGCTGGTTTCTTGGACACGCTcggccctggagctg
Coding sequences within it:
- the LOC116436927 gene encoding LOW QUALITY PROTEIN: gastrula zinc finger protein XlCGF49.1-like (The sequence of the model RefSeq protein was modified relative to this genomic sequence to represent the inferred CDS: inserted 1 base in 1 codon) translates to MPQDFSFPSLGQMEEEEAVRKMPREPQAGTELQMETREDKSPWQNLLEEAALSSSMAQESHREEKPKGSPTRRGSKASPGCSEEKRPPFCFIQRPNLVVHEQLHTGEKPYKCLECGKSFSHTSHLFIHHQIHTGGWPYKCLECGKSFSHSSSLTCHYRIHTGERPYKCLQCGKSFCQSSSLTCHQEMHARGGPFECPECGKMFQWISYLIVHQQTHTGERPFRCTDCGKSFKWSSQLTSHQRIHTRERPXECPECGKSFSWSSSLRKHQQRHQ